A window of the Henckelia pumila isolate YLH828 chromosome 3, ASM3356847v2, whole genome shotgun sequence genome harbors these coding sequences:
- the LOC140888360 gene encoding uncharacterized protein, which translates to MSNISKLEFAALDITGKNYLSWILDAEIHLDAMGIGDTIKDENNESSQNRAKAMIFLRHHLHDGLKIEYLTIKDPLDLWNYLKERYSHQKTVILPKAHYDWMHLRLQDFKSVSEYNYALFRISSQLKLCGEKINDDDLLEKTYSTFHASKVVLQQQYREKGFKKYSDLISCLLVAEQNNELLMKNHEIRPTGANSFPEVNVAMHDEKMKQNKTGFDRGRSRGRGRGRGRFHPYGRGHEKPRYFNDDYNNNNDQRNGNSKKCGNDQEKNVESGQNDKSMNSENGYYRCGDKMHWYNNCRTPKHLFYLYQTSKEKAKDVETNFIHQGENLSQSPSLSANFDVSDFFKDPEGKIDHLIGDGSVQYY; encoded by the coding sequence ATGTCGAATATCTCAAAACTTGAATTTGCCGCTCTTGATATCACCGGCAAGAATTATCTCTCTTGGATACTAGATGCTGAAATACATCTAGATGCTATGGGTATTGGAGATACCATCaaagatgaaaataatgaatcaTCGCAAAATCGTGCAAAGGCTATGATATTCCTTCGTCACCATCTTCATGATGGTTTAAAAATTGAGTATTTGACGATAAAAGATCCGCTTGATCTATGGAATTATTTGAAAGAGAGATATAGTCATCAAAAAACGGTGATTCTTCCAAAAGCACATTATGATTGGATGCACTTGCGCTTACAAGATTTTAAGTCTGTAAGTGAATATAATTATGCATTGTTTCGCATCAGTTCACAATTGAAATTGTGTGGAGAAAAAATAAATGATGATGATTTGTTGGAAAAAACATATTCCACATTTCATGCCTCTAAGGTTGTCTTACAACAGCAGTATAGAGAGAAAGGTTTTAAGAAGTATTCTGATTTGATTTCATGTTTGCTTGTGGCTGAGCAAAATAATGAGTTATTGATGAAAAATCATGAAATTCGTCCCACGGGTGCCAACTCATTCCCTGAAGTGAATGTGGCAATGCATGATGAAAAGATGAAACAAAATAAGACCGGATTTGATCGTGGGCGTAGCCGTGGCCGTGGGCGCGGTCGAGGACGCTTTCATCCATATGGTCGTGGGCATGAAAAACCTCGTTACTTTAACGatgattataataataataatgatcaAAGGAATGGAAATTCCAAAAAGTGTGGTAATGACCAAGAGAAAAATGTTGAAAGTGGTCAAAATGATAAATCAATGAATTCAGAAAATGGGTACTATAGATGTGGAGATAAAATGCATTGGTATAATAATTGTCGTACGCCGAAACACCttttttatctttatcaaacatCAAAAGAAAAGGCAAAAGATGTTGAAACTAATTTTATTCATCAAGGTGAAAATTTAAGCCAAAGCCCATCTCTTTCGGCAAATTTtgatgtttctgatttctttaAAGATCCGGAAGGAAAGATTGATCATTTGATTGGAGATGGAAGCGTGCAATATTATTAA